A DNA window from Drosophila pseudoobscura strain MV-25-SWS-2005 chromosome 2, UCI_Dpse_MV25, whole genome shotgun sequence contains the following coding sequences:
- the LOC13036428 gene encoding uncharacterized protein: MKPSALSACIRQIWIMSGWLRHEAAAAAGMIVLRREKEQSTEDNQGEVPEAEAVGQVGVDTEGKPHKVRILDDYVVPFECGL, from the coding sequence ATGAAACCTTCCGCTTTGAGTGCGTGCATTCGACAGATTTGGATCATGTCCGGATGGTTGCGTCACGAGGCAGCGGCCGCCGCTGGCATGATAGTGTTGCGGCGGGAAAAGGAACAATCGACGGAGGACAATCAAGGCGAGGTGCCCGAGGCTGAGGCGGTCGGCCAAGTGGGCGTCGATACCGAGGGAAAGCCGCACAAAGTGCGCATTCTTGACGACTACGTAGTGCCCTTTGAGTGCGGTCTCTGA
- the CtsF gene encoding putative cysteine proteinase CG12163 isoform X2, whose translation MRLYAAATVALFLFLGGQAAGVELMDEEEAGNDQFVRSKRGLNDVPLGGSKPFDAQQAEEQLQRTLDKLTAGEGPHYKIVKVYTASRQLVSGTLTRIDADLIDGNTDEQHRCIVEIWAKPWLEQGHDITFKCRNQKVVQARHSRSVEWAEKKTHKKHSHSHHALDKVDHLFHKFQIRFGRRYDNTAERQMRLRIFRQNLKTIEELNTNEMGSAKYGITEFADMTSTEYKERTGLWQRDEQKPTGGAPAVVPAYEGEFPKEFDWRQKNAVTPVKNQGSCGSCWAFSVTGNIEGLYAVKTGELKEFSEQELLDCDTTDSACNGGLMDNAYKAIKDIGGLEYEAEYPYEAKKQQCHFNRTLSHVQVSGFVDLPKGNETAMQEWLLTHGPISIGLNANAMQFYRGGVSHPWKALCSKKNLDHGVLIVGYGVSDYPNFHKTLPYWIVKNSWGPRWGEQGYYRVYRGDNTCGVSEMATSAVLA comes from the exons TTCGTGCGCAGCAAGCGTGGCCTGAATGATGTACCCCTGGGTGGCAGCAAGCCCTTCGATGCGCAGCaagcagaggagcagctccAGCGCACCCTGGACAAGCTAACAGCCGGCGAGGGACCTCATTACAA AATCGTGAAAGTCTACACGGCCTCGCGTCAGTTGGTGTCGGGCACTTTGACTCGCATCGACGCCGACCTCATCGACGGCAACACGGATGAGCAACACCGCTGCATCGTCGAGATCTGGGCAAAGCCGTGGCTGGAGCAGGGACACGACATCACCTTCAAGTGCCGCAACCAGAAGGTGGTGCAGGCCCGTCACAGCCGCTCCGTGGAGTGGGCCGAGAAGAAGACGCACAAGaagcacagccacagccaccatGCGCTGGACAAGGTGGACCATCTGTTCCACAAGTTTCAGATCCGGTTCGGGCGTCGCTACGACAACACGGCAGAGCGCCAGATGAGGCTGCGCATCTTCCGGCAGAACCTGAAGACCATCGAGGAGCTGAACACCAACGAGATGGGCAGCGCCAAGTACGGCATCACGGAGTTCGCGGACATGACCAGCACGGAGTACAAGGAGCGCACCGGTCTCTGGCAGCGCGACGAGCAGAAGCCCACGGGCGGGGCGCCAGCCGTTGTGCCGGCCTATGAGGGGGAGTTTCCCAAGGAGTTCGACTGGAGGCAGAAGAATGCCGTCACCCCGGTGAAGAATCAGGGCTCCTGCGGCTCCTGCTGGGCCTTCAGTGTGACCGGCAACATCGAGGGCCTGTATGCCGTGAAGACGGGCGAGCTAAAGGAGTTCTCCGAGCAGGAGCTCCTCGACTGTGATACCACAGACAGTGCCTGCAATGGCGGACTCATGGACAATGCCTACAA AGCGATTAAGGACATTGGCGGCTTGGAGTACGAGGCCGAGTATCCCTATGAGGCCAAGAAGCAGCAGTGCCACTTCAACAGGACGCTCTCCCATGTCCAGGTCTCTGGATTTGTGGATCTGCCCAAGGGCAACGAAACGGCCATGCAGGAATGGCTCCTCACCCACGGACCCATCTCGATTG GCCtcaatgccaatgccatgCAGTTCTATCGCGGCGGCGTCTCCCATCCCTGGAAGGCCTTGTGCTCCAAGAAGAACCTCGACCATGGCGTGCTCATTGTGGGCTACGGCGTCTCCGACTATCCCAACTTCCACAAGACCCTGCCCTATTGGATCGTGAAGAACTCGTGGGGACCGCGCTGGGGCGAGCAGGGCTACTACCGCGTCTATCGCGGCGACAACACCTGCGGCGTCAGCGAAATGGCCACCTCCGCAGTGTTGGCCTAA
- the rtp gene encoding MORN repeat-containing protein 4 homolog, with translation MAMDDYDDDMSSVGVTTARIENQHQQHHQGQHGHGHGYGQGQSQYSAGAVKVGGWRYEDASRYIGEWNQLGQKHGIGHLQFADGTRYDGQFQEGLSQGVGCLWFPDGAKYEGEFHQGWFHGNGIFWRADGMKYEGEFRGGKIWGLGLLTFQDFTHGFPRNEGFFQDCRFMRRRRCPEVVQRAQKCALLARSQCEHPY, from the exons ATGGCCATGGACGACTACGACGATGACA TGAGCAGCGTGGGCGTGACCACGGCACGCATCGAGAACCAGCATCAACAGCACCACCAGGGCCagcatggacacggacacggataTGGCCAGGGTCAGAGTCAGTACAGTGCGGGCGCCGTGAAGGTGGGCGGCTGGCGGTACGAGGATGCCAGTCGCTACATCGGGGAGTGGAATCAGCTGGGCCAGAAGCACGGCATTGGCCATCTGCAGTTTGCCGACGGCACACGCTACGATGGTCAGTTCCAGGAGGGCCTCAGCCAGGGCGTGGGCTGCCTCTGGTTTCCCGATGGCGCCAA ATATGAGGGCGAGTTCCATCAGGGATGGTTCCACGGCAATGGGATCTTCTGGCGCGCCGATGGCATGAAGTACGAGGGTGAGTTCCGTGGCGGCAAGAtctggggactgggactgctcACATTTCAGGACTTTACGCACGGATTTCCGCGTAACGAGGGCTTCTTCCAGGACTGCCGCTTCATGCGACGACGACGCTGTCCCGAGGTGGTGCAGCGGGCCCAGAAGTGCGCTCTCCTGGCCCGCTCCCAGTGCGAGCATCCGTATTGA
- the Mms19 gene encoding MMS19 nucleotide excision repair protein homolog isoform X2: MAFFQHTTCQSQTRGDRTKLFNIFKYLTLNFKEELTTMAGDFVYGLINSIDGERDPRNLEIIFSFMPEFMANYPLLHLAEEMFEIFACYFPIDFNPSKQDPTAITRDQLAAKLTNCLVANNEFAEWTVVLAVEKLESELLVAKLDSIELLHQAAVKFPPSVLEPHFDQIWQALKTETFPGADNEDILRASLKALGALLERAAHVPSISHSYQTSVLGVVLPQLSDVNQRLFHPATAIALVCVAGDAPFAADKILNSFLLKLQATDLSTSPPDQRVKIYQIVAQVYKLAALRESLQKLDSTISVPLLDDVIAALRLCEREDFDAKKEDLELQKAALSVLNECAPVLSEAQRALVYKALVQLISHPTIDLDFTVLTVGLGALQPVELQANFIDIGIRNFEIFSNFIKRKIYTNLLPLIPQMAFTQRILDLVMTQMFKPDNPEPVRLLALEALNTLLTQEDQRFIVDLQQQSNLLHQLIELAQQTKDITLQSLEQIAGALSRIIQQLPLSEQSAIISEYLPGLQLQKSADLYIAKGLLGYLHKDISLDDHFERLLSDLTQLSLTTDNEQLRVIAHHLLCSLVNKMENTKGNRSKVKQITEQLKKAIKTGDVRAVEILAWVAKGLVVAGFDEAADIVGDLSDLLKHPTLSTAAALGFDIIAAEYPELDLPVVKFLYKQKFFHTIMGKMGSKLADYCVHHLKAFVYVLKATPQAVIKLNIEQLGPLLFRSLEEHNEAQSLCIALGICESFVQQQDAYFQAHLGHLIPSCLELSKYKAQHTMQVRIAALQLLYDITKYPTFALLPHKVDVTLALAAALDDPKRLVRNTAVQARNAWYLVGAANGD, translated from the exons ATG GCCTTCTTCCAGCACACAACCTGCCAGTCGCAGACGCGTGGAGACCGCACCAAGTTGTTCAACATCTTCAAGTACCTGACGCTCAACTTCAAGGAGG AGCTCACGACGATGGCTGGTGACTTTGTGTACGGCCTGATCAACTCCATCGATGGGGAGCGCGATCCCCGCAATCTGGAGATCATCTTCAGTTTCATGCCCGAGTTCATGGCCAACTATCCGCTGCTGCATTTGGCCGAGGAAATGTTCGAGATCTTCGCCTGCTACTTCCCTATCGACTTCAATCCCAGCAAGCAGGACCCCACGGCCATCACACGCGACCAGTTGGCCGCCAAACTGACCAACTGTCTGGTGGCCAACAATGAGTTTGCCGAGTGGACGGTCGTCCTGGCCGTGGAGAAGCTGGAGAGCGAGCTGCTGGTGGCCAAACTGGACTCCATTGAGCTGCTG CATCAAGCTGCCGTAAAGTTTCCCCCATCTGTGCTGGAGCCGCACTTTGATCAGATCTGGCAGGCGCTCAAGACAGAAACCTTTCCTGGCGCCGACAACGAGGACATCCTAAGAGCCTCGCTCAAGGCCTTGGGTGCCTTGCTGGAGCGAGCCGCCCATGTGCCCAGCATTAGCCACAGCTATCAGACCTCTGTGCTGGGCGTGGTGTTACCCCAGTTGAGCGACGTGAATCAGCGGCTCTTCCATCCGGCCACTGCCATTGCGCTGGTGTGCGTGGCCGGAGATGCCCCGTTTGCCGCCGACAAGATCCTGAACAGCTTCCTCCTCAAGCTGCAGGCCACGGATCTCAGTACGTCGCCCCCGGACCAGCGCGTCAAGATATACCAGATTGTCGCCCAGGTGTACAAGTTAGCCGCCCTGCGCGAGTCCCTCCAGAAACTGGACAGCACGATAAGCGTGCCCCTGCTGGATGATGTTATAGCAGCGCTTCGACTGTGCGAGCGAGAGGACTTCGATGCCAAGAAGGAGGACCTCGAGCTGCAGAAGGCAGCCCTGTCTGTACTTAACGAATGCGCCCCGGTGCTGAGTGAGGCACAGCGGGCCCTGGTATACAAGGCACTGGTGCAGCTGATCAGCCATCCCACCATCGACCTGGACTTCACCGTGCTCACGGTCGGCCTGGGAGCCCTGCAGCCGGTGGAGCTGCAGGCGAACTTCATCGACATTGGCATTCGGAACTTTGAGATCTTCTCGAACTTCATCAAGCGGAAGATCTACACCaacctgctgccgctgatccCCCAAATGGCATTTACACAACGCATTTTGGACCTCGTCATGACGCAGATGTTCAAGCCCGACAACCCAGAGCCTGTGCGGCTGCTGGCTCTGGAGGCGCTCAACACGCTCCTCACGCAGGAGGATCAGCGCTTCATTGTggacctgcagcagcagtcaaaTTTGCTGCACCAGCTCATCGAGCTGGCCCAGCAGACGAAGGATATTACGCTGCAATCCCTGGAACAGATTGCCGGAGCCCTGAGCCGCATCATCCAGCAGCTGCCACTCTCCGAGCAGAGCGCCATCATCAGCGAGTATCTGCCGGGGCTCCAGCTGCAGAAGTCGGCGGACCTGTACATCGCCAAGGGTCTGCTGGGCTACCTCCACAAGGACATAAGCCTGGACGATCACTTCGAGCGGCTGCTGAGCGATCTCACCCAGCTCTCCCTGACCACCGACAACGAGCAGCTGCGCGTGATTGCCCACCATTTGCTCTGCAGTTTGGTGAACAAAATGGAGAACACCAAGGGGAACCGGAGCAAGGTGAAGCAGATCACCGAGCAACTGAAGAAGGCCATCAAGACGGGCGATGTGCGGGCTGTGGAGATCCTTGCCTGGGTGGCCAAAGGTCTGGTGGTGGCCGGTTTCGATGAGGCCGCCGACATTGTGGGAGAT CTGTCGGATCTCCTCAAGCATCCCACTCTGAGCACTGCCGCTGCCTTGGGCTTTGACATCATAGCAGCCGAATATCCCGAACTGGATTTGCCGGTCGTCAAGTTCCTGTACAAGCAAAAGTTCTTCCACACCATCATGGGCAAAATGGGCAGCAAGCTGGCCGACTATTGCGTGCACCATCTGAAGGCCTTTGTCTATGTGCTGAAGGCCACGCCCCAGGCGGTGATCAAGCTGAATATCGAGCAGCTGGGACCGCTGCTCTTCCGGAGCCTGGAGGAGCACAATGAGGCGCAGTCCTTGTGCATTGCGCTGGGTATCTGCGAGAGCtttgtgcagcagcaggatgcgTATTTCCAGGCGCATTTGGGCCATCTCATACCCAGTTGCCTGGAGCTATCCAAGTACAAGGCCCAGCATACAATG CAAGTGCGGATCGCGGCCCTTCAGCTGCTCTACGACATAACGAAGTATCCAACGTTCGCCCTGCTGCCCCACAAGGTGGATGTTACGCTGGCCCTGGCCGCAGCCCTCGACGATCCAAAGCGTCTGGTGAGGAACACGGCGGTTCAGGCAAGGAATGCCTGGTACCTGGTGGGAGCCGCCAACGGAGATTAG
- the Mms19 gene encoding MMS19 nucleotide excision repair protein homolog isoform X1 gives MTTPTRATLEKALKSDAKLQKEATKIAKDLAAGGYDISLLAEELGFALSSPDMEQRVAGTNLLSAVLCALPADLLNAEQLEFLTTFYTDRLRDHHNVMPAIIDGIDAMVHMKALPAGNVPLILQAFFQHTTCQSQTRGDRTKLFNIFKYLTLNFKEELTTMAGDFVYGLINSIDGERDPRNLEIIFSFMPEFMANYPLLHLAEEMFEIFACYFPIDFNPSKQDPTAITRDQLAAKLTNCLVANNEFAEWTVVLAVEKLESELLVAKLDSIELLHQAAVKFPPSVLEPHFDQIWQALKTETFPGADNEDILRASLKALGALLERAAHVPSISHSYQTSVLGVVLPQLSDVNQRLFHPATAIALVCVAGDAPFAADKILNSFLLKLQATDLSTSPPDQRVKIYQIVAQVYKLAALRESLQKLDSTISVPLLDDVIAALRLCEREDFDAKKEDLELQKAALSVLNECAPVLSEAQRALVYKALVQLISHPTIDLDFTVLTVGLGALQPVELQANFIDIGIRNFEIFSNFIKRKIYTNLLPLIPQMAFTQRILDLVMTQMFKPDNPEPVRLLALEALNTLLTQEDQRFIVDLQQQSNLLHQLIELAQQTKDITLQSLEQIAGALSRIIQQLPLSEQSAIISEYLPGLQLQKSADLYIAKGLLGYLHKDISLDDHFERLLSDLTQLSLTTDNEQLRVIAHHLLCSLVNKMENTKGNRSKVKQITEQLKKAIKTGDVRAVEILAWVAKGLVVAGFDEAADIVGDLSDLLKHPTLSTAAALGFDIIAAEYPELDLPVVKFLYKQKFFHTIMGKMGSKLADYCVHHLKAFVYVLKATPQAVIKLNIEQLGPLLFRSLEEHNEAQSLCIALGICESFVQQQDAYFQAHLGHLIPSCLELSKYKAQHTMQVRIAALQLLYDITKYPTFALLPHKVDVTLALAAALDDPKRLVRNTAVQARNAWYLVGAANGD, from the exons ATGACAACGCCCACGCGCGCCACCCTCGAGAAGGCTCTGAAAAGCGATGCGAAACTTCAGAAGGAGGCCACAAAAATCGCCAAGG ATTTGGCCGCTGGCGGATATGACATATCGCTGCTGGCGGAGGAGTTGGGCTTTGCCCTGTCCTCGCCAGACATGGAGCAGCGCGTGGCCGGCACCAATTTGTTGTCCGCTGTCCTGTGTGCCCTGCCAGCGGACTTGCTCAATGCGGAGCAGCTGGAGTTCCTCACCACCTTCTACACGGACCGACTGCGGGATCACCACAACGTGATGCCGGCGATCATCGATGGTATTGATGCAATGGTTCACATGAAGGCTCTGCCAGCCGGTAATGTTCCACTGATCCTACAGGCCTTCTTCCAGCACACAACCTGCCAGTCGCAGACGCGTGGAGACCGCACCAAGTTGTTCAACATCTTCAAGTACCTGACGCTCAACTTCAAGGAGG AGCTCACGACGATGGCTGGTGACTTTGTGTACGGCCTGATCAACTCCATCGATGGGGAGCGCGATCCCCGCAATCTGGAGATCATCTTCAGTTTCATGCCCGAGTTCATGGCCAACTATCCGCTGCTGCATTTGGCCGAGGAAATGTTCGAGATCTTCGCCTGCTACTTCCCTATCGACTTCAATCCCAGCAAGCAGGACCCCACGGCCATCACACGCGACCAGTTGGCCGCCAAACTGACCAACTGTCTGGTGGCCAACAATGAGTTTGCCGAGTGGACGGTCGTCCTGGCCGTGGAGAAGCTGGAGAGCGAGCTGCTGGTGGCCAAACTGGACTCCATTGAGCTGCTG CATCAAGCTGCCGTAAAGTTTCCCCCATCTGTGCTGGAGCCGCACTTTGATCAGATCTGGCAGGCGCTCAAGACAGAAACCTTTCCTGGCGCCGACAACGAGGACATCCTAAGAGCCTCGCTCAAGGCCTTGGGTGCCTTGCTGGAGCGAGCCGCCCATGTGCCCAGCATTAGCCACAGCTATCAGACCTCTGTGCTGGGCGTGGTGTTACCCCAGTTGAGCGACGTGAATCAGCGGCTCTTCCATCCGGCCACTGCCATTGCGCTGGTGTGCGTGGCCGGAGATGCCCCGTTTGCCGCCGACAAGATCCTGAACAGCTTCCTCCTCAAGCTGCAGGCCACGGATCTCAGTACGTCGCCCCCGGACCAGCGCGTCAAGATATACCAGATTGTCGCCCAGGTGTACAAGTTAGCCGCCCTGCGCGAGTCCCTCCAGAAACTGGACAGCACGATAAGCGTGCCCCTGCTGGATGATGTTATAGCAGCGCTTCGACTGTGCGAGCGAGAGGACTTCGATGCCAAGAAGGAGGACCTCGAGCTGCAGAAGGCAGCCCTGTCTGTACTTAACGAATGCGCCCCGGTGCTGAGTGAGGCACAGCGGGCCCTGGTATACAAGGCACTGGTGCAGCTGATCAGCCATCCCACCATCGACCTGGACTTCACCGTGCTCACGGTCGGCCTGGGAGCCCTGCAGCCGGTGGAGCTGCAGGCGAACTTCATCGACATTGGCATTCGGAACTTTGAGATCTTCTCGAACTTCATCAAGCGGAAGATCTACACCaacctgctgccgctgatccCCCAAATGGCATTTACACAACGCATTTTGGACCTCGTCATGACGCAGATGTTCAAGCCCGACAACCCAGAGCCTGTGCGGCTGCTGGCTCTGGAGGCGCTCAACACGCTCCTCACGCAGGAGGATCAGCGCTTCATTGTggacctgcagcagcagtcaaaTTTGCTGCACCAGCTCATCGAGCTGGCCCAGCAGACGAAGGATATTACGCTGCAATCCCTGGAACAGATTGCCGGAGCCCTGAGCCGCATCATCCAGCAGCTGCCACTCTCCGAGCAGAGCGCCATCATCAGCGAGTATCTGCCGGGGCTCCAGCTGCAGAAGTCGGCGGACCTGTACATCGCCAAGGGTCTGCTGGGCTACCTCCACAAGGACATAAGCCTGGACGATCACTTCGAGCGGCTGCTGAGCGATCTCACCCAGCTCTCCCTGACCACCGACAACGAGCAGCTGCGCGTGATTGCCCACCATTTGCTCTGCAGTTTGGTGAACAAAATGGAGAACACCAAGGGGAACCGGAGCAAGGTGAAGCAGATCACCGAGCAACTGAAGAAGGCCATCAAGACGGGCGATGTGCGGGCTGTGGAGATCCTTGCCTGGGTGGCCAAAGGTCTGGTGGTGGCCGGTTTCGATGAGGCCGCCGACATTGTGGGAGAT CTGTCGGATCTCCTCAAGCATCCCACTCTGAGCACTGCCGCTGCCTTGGGCTTTGACATCATAGCAGCCGAATATCCCGAACTGGATTTGCCGGTCGTCAAGTTCCTGTACAAGCAAAAGTTCTTCCACACCATCATGGGCAAAATGGGCAGCAAGCTGGCCGACTATTGCGTGCACCATCTGAAGGCCTTTGTCTATGTGCTGAAGGCCACGCCCCAGGCGGTGATCAAGCTGAATATCGAGCAGCTGGGACCGCTGCTCTTCCGGAGCCTGGAGGAGCACAATGAGGCGCAGTCCTTGTGCATTGCGCTGGGTATCTGCGAGAGCtttgtgcagcagcaggatgcgTATTTCCAGGCGCATTTGGGCCATCTCATACCCAGTTGCCTGGAGCTATCCAAGTACAAGGCCCAGCATACAATG CAAGTGCGGATCGCGGCCCTTCAGCTGCTCTACGACATAACGAAGTATCCAACGTTCGCCCTGCTGCCCCACAAGGTGGATGTTACGCTGGCCCTGGCCGCAGCCCTCGACGATCCAAAGCGTCTGGTGAGGAACACGGCGGTTCAGGCAAGGAATGCCTGGTACCTGGTGGGAGCCGCCAACGGAGATTAG